One region of Oryza sativa Japonica Group chromosome 5, ASM3414082v1 genomic DNA includes:
- the LOC4338345 gene encoding zinc finger AN1 domain-containing stress-associated protein 15 — translation MAQESCDLNKDEAEILKPSSSSSPSPSPTTASPSPPTAQMTEPPPPQSTPPTPPAAAAAASAAAAPQFSAKNCEGILIEVSKKRKLAEATATDANAVVVAAVAEPLSPVLFVNRCNVCRKRVGLTGFRCRCGELFCPRHRHSETHECSFDYKTAGREEIARANPVIRAAKIIKI, via the coding sequence ATGGCGCAGGAGAGCTGTGATCTCAACAAGGACGAGGCTGAGATCTTGaagccatcatcatcatcctcacCTTCTCCTTCCCCAACCACAGCCTCCCCATCGCCACCAACAGCACAAATGACAGAACCACCGCCTCCGCAATCGACACCACCAACAccaccggcagcagcagcagcggcatcGGCAGCAGCAGCTCCTCAATTCTCAGCCAAGAACTGCGAAGGTATTCTCATAGAGGTTTCCAAGAAGAGGAAACTAGCCGAAGCCACCGCCACCGATGCTAATGCCGTGGTCGTGGCGGCGGTAGCCGAGCCATTATCTCCGGTGCTGTTTGTTAACCGGTGCAACGTGTGCCGCAAGAGGGTCGGTTTGACCGGATTCCGGTGCCGCTGCGGGGAGCTCTTCTGTCCTCGCCACCGGCATTCCGAGACCCATGAGTGCTCCTTCGATTATAAAACCGCGGGCAGGGAGGAGATTGCCCGCGCGAATCCTGTGATCAGGGCTGCCAAGATCATTAAGATCTGA